Proteins encoded in a region of the Trichomycterus rosablanca isolate fTriRos1 chromosome 26, fTriRos1.hap1, whole genome shotgun sequence genome:
- the zgc:55461 gene encoding beta-tubulin family protein: MREIVHLQAGQCGNQIGAKFWEVISDEHGIDPTGSYHGDSDLQLERINVYYNEATGGKYVPRAVLVDLEPGTMDSVRSGPFGQVFRPDNFVFGQSGAGNNWAKGHYTEGAELVDSVLDVVRKEAESCDCLQGFQLTHSLGGGTGSGMGTLLISKIREEYPDRIMNTFSVVPSPKVSDTVVEPYNATLSVHQLVENTDETYCIDNEALYDICFRTLKLTTPTYGDLNHLVSATMSGVTTCLRFPGQLNADLRKLAVNMVPFPRLHFFMPGFAPLTSRGSQQYRALTVPELTQQMFDAKNMMAACDPRHGRYLTVAAIFRGRMSMKEVDEQMLNVQNKNSSYFVEWIPNNVKTAVCDIPPRGLKMAATFIGNSTAIQELFRRISEQFTAMFRRKAFLHWYTGEGMDEMEFTEAESNMNDLVSEYQQYQDATAEEEGEFEEEAEEEVA, translated from the exons ATGAGGGAAATTGTTCATCTGCAGGCTGGTCAATGCGGGAACCAGATTGGTGCCAAA tTTTGGGAGGTGATCAGTGATGAACACGGTATCGACCCAACCGGCTCCTACCACGGTGACAGCGACCTGCAGCTTGAACGGATCAACGTCTACTACAACGAGGCTACAG GTGGAAAGTATGTTCCCCGGGCTGTGCTTGTGGACCTGGAGCCAGGGACAATGGACTCTGTAAGATCTGGTCCATTTGGGCAAGTGTTCAGACCAGACAACTTTGTATTTG GTCAAAGTGGTGCAGGAAACAACTGGGCAAAGGGCCATTACACAGAGGGAGCTGAGCTGGTGGACTCAGTCCTGGATGTGGTGCGAAAGGAGGCAGAAAGCTGTGACTGTCTGCAGGGCTTTCAGCTCACCCACTCACTGGGTGGGGGTACTGGCTCAGGCATGGGAACGCTGCTAATCAGTAAGATTCGAGAGGAGTATCCTGATCGCATAATGAACACATTCAGCGTTGTGCCATCCCCTAAGGTCTCAGACACTGTAGTGGAACCGTACAATGCTACTTTATCTGTCCATCAACTGGTGGAGAACACAGATGAAACATACTGCATTGACAACGAGGCACTGTATGACATTTGTTTCCGCACTCTGAAACTCACAACGCCAACATACGGTGACCTGAACCATCTGGTCTCGGCCACCATGAGTGGGGTAACGACCTGCCTGCGTTTTCCTGGCCAGCTAAACGCTGACTTGAGAAAACTTGCGGTCAACATGGTGCCCTTCCCTCGGCTGCACTTCTTCATGCCTGGTTTTGCACCTCTGACCAGCAGAGGAAGCCAGCAGTACCGTGCCCTCACCGTGCCTGAATTAACACAGCAAATGTTTGATGCCAAGAATATGATGGCAGCGTGCGACCCACGCCATGGCCGCTACCTGACCGTGGCTGCTATCTTCCGAGGTCGCATGTCCATGAAAGAAGTAGATGAGCAGATGCTCAATGTGCAGAATAAGAACAGCAGTTACTTTGTTGAATGGATCCCCAACAACGTCAAAACTGCAGTGTGTGACATCCCACCTAGAGGCTTGAAGATGGCTGCCACCTTCATTGGCAACAGCACGGCCATCCAGGAGCTGTTCAGGCGCATCTCTGAGCAGTTCACTGCTATGTTTAGGCGAAAGGCCTTCCTGCACTGGTATACAGGAGAAGGAATGGACGAGATGGAGTTCACCGAAGCAGAGAGCAACATGAATGACCTGGTGTCCGAATACCAGCAGTACCAGGACGCCACGGCTGAAGAGGAGGGCGAGTTTGAGGAGGAGGCAGAAGAGGAGGTGGCATaa